From the Clostridia bacterium genome, the window GTTTGGAAACTGTTAAGATATTTCGCTACTCAGGTTAAGATTCCTGCTGGGTGACAAAATTTTTTGGAGAGATTTTGCTGCGACACTAGAGGCAGCTTAAGAGAGGAAAGCAGTGAGGTCTGGTGCCACCGCTGGCAACCGGGGCTAAGCCTGCTTAATTAAGTACCCGGTAGCATCGCCCTACCGGGTACTTTATTTATCTGCCTGCAAGTCATTCCAAAGTTATGGGGCGAGGTGCTGTTACTTGATCTCTACCTCAGCGCCTACTTCGGCCAGCTTGGCCTTGATGGACTCGGCCTCCTCGCGGCTCACCTTTTCCTTGATAGGCTTCGGAGCCTCGTCTACCAAAGCCTTGGCTTCCTTGAGGCCAAGGCCGGTAATCTCGCGGACTACCTTGATGACGTTAATCTTCTGCTGACCTACAGAAGTCAAGATGGCATCAAACTCGGTCTGCTCCTCAGCTGCTTCCTCGGCAGCCGGGGCAGCGCCAGGTGCAGCCGGAGCGGCCACCGCCACTGGGGCGGCAGCGGTAACTCCAAACTCATCTTCCAAAGCCTTTACTAACTCCGAAAGCTCAAGCACGGTCAGTCCCTTGACCGCTTCTACGATCTCGCTAACCTTGGACATTATCCTGCCTCCTTAAGAATAACTTACTCTAACTTGGGGGCTGGCCCTCCGCTCCGTAACCCGTCCAGCACTCAATTCACCTATCCATCCACCAGGCATCACCCAGTCGGGTGCTAAGACACTATTTAGTCCTGGTTGCCTGCCGATTGAGTGCTGGTTCGCTTTCAGACCAGCTCCCCTGTGGTACCGCAATTAGCGGCATGGAAACTGCACCTCAAGCAGCCTCGCCACCCGCAGCTTGCTTTTCCCGGACCGCATCCAGGACATAGACCAACTGGCGTATGGTCCCCTGCAGCACCGAGACCAAGCCGCTGATGGGGGCTTGGAAGCCTCCCACCACCCGGGCCAGCAATTCCTCCCGGGATGGCAGGCTGGCCAAGGCCTGCACGCTTTCCGGGCCAATCACCTGACCCTCGAGAACCCCGGCTTTGATAGAGAACACCTTATGGGTACGGGCAAAATCGTTTAAGGCCTTAGCCATTGCGGCCGGGTCTTTACCGCTGAAAGCAATGGCCACCGGTCCTTCCAGCCACGGCTCCAATCCCTTTATGCCGGCTTTAGCAGCCGCCCGGGCGGTAAGGGTATTCTTGACCACCCGGTACTCAGCCCCAAGCTCCCGCAACTTGCGGCGCAGCTCGGTAATCTCGGCCACCTTAAGGCCCCGGTAGTCGGTAAGGATGCTGGCGCTGGAATTGGAAAGCAACTGGGTAAGCCTCTCTACTACTTCAACTTTCTCTTGCCGCCTTAGGCTCACTTGCTCACCTCCCTAAACTGTACACTCGAAGCCCTCAATCCTCGCCAGTGCTTCCTGGCGATTCACCGCCCTAGGCTCTCCTTGCGGCCTTAAATAAAAACCAGGCCCCGTAGACTACCCTCCTACGGAGCCTGGCCAATTGCACACCTACCCTGGGGACCGTGCTCCCGGGCCTTGTGCACTTGGTTATTCTGGCTCCACTTGGCACCTAGGCAGGCCGTGGATTGGCTCCACAATTAAGCTTCGCCCTTTTCAGGCGATAGCGCCGACCGTCTACGGTGATCGATTCTTATTCTGCTAAGCTGGTTTCCTTCTAAGTTGGCTTAACCCATTTATTTCTTTATTTCGGGCTTAACCCCTTATTGTCCATTTACTCCTGGCTTTCGCTACCTGGCCCCTACAGCCCGCAACGGGTTGACCTTAACCCCCGGGCTCATGGTGGTGGAAACGGTAATACTCTTCAAGTACTGACCTTTGGCCGCCGCTGGCTTGGCCCGTACCAAAGCGTCAATCAGCACCAAGAGGTTCTCGGTAAGCTTTTCTTTGCCAAAGGATACCCGTCCAATTGGGGCATGGATTATACCGGCTTTATCGGTGCGATACTCGATTTTACCAGCCTTGACTTCCTGCACCGCTTTAGCTACATCAAAGGTGACGGTACCGGTCTTGGGGTTGGGCATCAGGCCTCGAGGGCCTAGGATCCGGCCCAATCGGCCCACCGTGCCCATCATATCAGGGGTAGCGATGGCCACATCAAAATCAAGCCAGCCTCCTTGGATTTTGGCAGCCAACTCCTCATCGCCAACCACATCGGCCCCGGCTGCTTCCGCCTCCTTAGCCTTTTCGCCCTTGGCAAACACCAGCACCCGGCGGGTCTTGCCGGTGCCGTGGGGCAGCACTACTGTCCCCCGCACCTGCTGATCAGCATGGCGCGGGTCAACCCCCAACCTCACCGAAACTTCAACCGTCTCATCAAATTTGGCAGTGCCGATCTTTTCTATGACTTCCATGGCCTCTGCCGGTTCATATAACCTTTCTCGATCAATCAGTTTGAGCGCTTCTCGGTATCTTTTTCCTGGTTTGGCCAACTTTCATTCCCCCTAGTGGTATTAACGGAAGTCCTTCCTCCCACTTGCTGTTCTTAGCCCTCAACGATCTCGATGCCCATGCTTCGAGCCGTCCCCTCGATCATGCGCATAGCCGCCTCAATATCGTTGGCATTCAAATCCTTCTTTTTGGTCTCGGCGATCTCCCGCACCTTGGAACGAGGCAACTTGGCCACTTTCTTGCGGTTAGGCTCCCCAGAAGCAGTCTCAATACCGGCTGCTTTCTTGAGTAAAACCGCCGCCGGCGGCGTCTTGGTCACAAAGGTGAAGGAGCGGTCCTCATAGACCGTCAGCTCCACCGGAATAATCATGCCTTCTTGAGCAGCGGTGCGCTCATTGAATTCCTTGCAGAAAGCCATAATATTGACGCCGTGCTGGCCCAGAGCCGGCCCCACGGGTGGTGCCGGGTTAGCCTTGCCGGCGGGTACTTGCAGCTTGACAATGGCAGCCACTTTCTTGGCCATAAATTTCACCTCCGATCTGCAATTAATCCAATCTGTCTAATCCAGCTTCTCAACCTGGGTATACTCGAGTTCCACCGGAGTTTCCCGCCCAAACATAGAAACCAGGACTCGAAGCTTGCCCTTTTCGGGATGAATCTCGCTAACGGTACCAATGAAGTTCTCAAACGGCCCGGTGGTTACCCGGACGCTTTCACCTAGGGCAAATGTAATCCGCGGTCGCGCTTCCTCCCCGCCCATTTGGCGCAGGATCTGCTTTACCTCGTGAGGCTGCAGAGCAATCGGCTTGGATGGAGGGCCAACGAAGCCGGTCACCCCAGGGGTATTCCGAACCGCATACCAGGAATCGTCGGTTAGGATCATTTCCACGAGAACGTAGCCGGGATAGATCTTCTTCTTAACGATCTTTTTCTTGCCGTCCTTGATCTGTAGCTCGTCCTCCATGGGAATTACTACCTGGAAGATCTTGTCTTCCAAATTCATGGATTGGATGCGCTTCTCCAGATTAGCCTTAACTTTATTTTCGTACCCGGCATATGTGTGGATGACGTACCAATTCTTTTCCATAACCTTGGCTTATTCTTCCCTCCGCCGCGTAGGGCATATGGCTTTACTACCTATTGTTACCACCAAAGGCTTTTTCTAGCATGGAGGCCGAGCTAAAACCAAAGCCTTAGAATTAGAGGATGAGTCCTAACAGAAAGCTGAAGACGGAGTCAATGATCCACAGAGCCACAGCTACAATAATTACCGAGACTATGACCACGCCTGTATAAGTGACCAACTCTTTTCGAGTCGGCCAATGAACTTTTTTCAGCTCCGCCCATACGCCTTTAAAATAACCACTGACCCGCTGGCCAATGTTGCCACGGCCCACGGCAACTGCTTTGGGATTAGGAGGCATAATTCCCACTTCCTATTACTTAATCTCCCGGTGCAGGGTATGGGAGCCGCAGTACTTGCAGTATTTGCGAAGCTCCAAACGATCGGTATGAGTCTTTTTGTTCTTGGTGGTAGTGTAATTGCGATGCTTACATTCGGTACAAGCTAAAGTTATGTTAACGCGCATTTATTTTCACCTCGCCCGGCCATTGTCCAACTAAGCTAAGCAGCCAATAATAACTAATCAATAAGTTTCACCGGGAAAGTGCCGAAAGCTGCAAGGAGTGCAGGCATACAGGTACCCGCTGAAACACCTGAACTACTTTAGCATACCAAACAAGCACTGTCAATAAG encodes:
- the rplL gene encoding 50S ribosomal protein L7/L12, with translation MSKVSEIVEAVKGLTVLELSELVKALEDEFGVTAAAPVAVAAPAAPGAAPAAEEAAEEQTEFDAILTSVGQQKINVIKVVREITGLGLKEAKALVDEAPKPIKEKVSREEAESIKAKLAEVGAEVEIK
- a CDS encoding 50S ribosomal protein L10: MSLRRQEKVEVVERLTQLLSNSSASILTDYRGLKVAEITELRRKLRELGAEYRVVKNTLTARAAAKAGIKGLEPWLEGPVAIAFSGKDPAAMAKALNDFARTHKVFSIKAGVLEGQVIGPESVQALASLPSREELLARVVGGFQAPISGLVSVLQGTIRQLVYVLDAVREKQAAGGEAA
- the rplA gene encoding 50S ribosomal protein L1, yielding MAKPGKRYREALKLIDRERLYEPAEAMEVIEKIGTAKFDETVEVSVRLGVDPRHADQQVRGTVVLPHGTGKTRRVLVFAKGEKAKEAEAAGADVVGDEELAAKIQGGWLDFDVAIATPDMMGTVGRLGRILGPRGLMPNPKTGTVTFDVAKAVQEVKAGKIEYRTDKAGIIHAPIGRVSFGKEKLTENLLVLIDALVRAKPAAAKGQYLKSITVSTTMSPGVKVNPLRAVGAR
- the rplK gene encoding 50S ribosomal protein L11, which produces MAKKVAAIVKLQVPAGKANPAPPVGPALGQHGVNIMAFCKEFNERTAAQEGMIIPVELTVYEDRSFTFVTKTPPAAVLLKKAAGIETASGEPNRKKVAKLPRSKVREIAETKKKDLNANDIEAAMRMIEGTARSMGIEIVEG
- the nusG gene encoding transcription termination/antitermination protein NusG yields the protein MEKNWYVIHTYAGYENKVKANLEKRIQSMNLEDKIFQVVIPMEDELQIKDGKKKIVKKKIYPGYVLVEMILTDDSWYAVRNTPGVTGFVGPPSKPIALQPHEVKQILRQMGGEEARPRITFALGESVRVTTGPFENFIGTVSEIHPEKGKLRVLVSMFGRETPVELEYTQVEKLD
- the secE gene encoding preprotein translocase subunit SecE, which gives rise to MPPNPKAVAVGRGNIGQRVSGYFKGVWAELKKVHWPTRKELVTYTGVVIVSVIIVAVALWIIDSVFSFLLGLIL
- the rpmG gene encoding 50S ribosomal protein L33 yields the protein MRVNITLACTECKHRNYTTTKNKKTHTDRLELRKYCKYCGSHTLHREIK